In a genomic window of Corynebacterium lizhenjunii:
- a CDS encoding GntR family transcriptional regulator translates to MTSRRVVPDIAPRELTMATQVMNHVRDRIHSGDMRPDTWYSVYQLSEELGISRSPVRDGLLRLEEAGIIEFVRNRGFRVVEPNPSDVADIFSIRLSLEPAAAARAATHAGPGDIGKLRELLAHMAAAIERQDEATFFDWDQQLHDALASLGHSHRSRAILATLRTHTRLLTDSTVRKYRSLEQVYSEHLPIVDAIATHDAPAAAAAMRAHVSATGRLLLAQNLRKAHPEWDAPELDRRVDEIWERHTAHL, encoded by the coding sequence ATGACTTCCCGCCGCGTTGTGCCCGACATTGCTCCGCGTGAGCTCACCATGGCCACCCAGGTGATGAACCACGTCCGGGACCGCATCCACTCCGGGGATATGCGCCCCGATACCTGGTATAGCGTCTACCAACTTTCTGAGGAGCTGGGCATTTCCCGCTCGCCGGTGCGCGATGGCCTGCTGCGCCTGGAAGAAGCCGGCATCATTGAGTTCGTCCGCAACCGGGGCTTTCGCGTAGTCGAGCCCAACCCTTCCGATGTCGCCGACATCTTCAGCATCCGCCTCTCCCTGGAGCCTGCCGCGGCCGCGCGCGCTGCAACCCACGCGGGGCCGGGGGACATCGGCAAGCTCCGCGAACTCCTGGCACACATGGCCGCCGCCATTGAGCGCCAGGATGAGGCTACCTTCTTCGACTGGGACCAACAGCTTCACGATGCCCTTGCAAGCCTCGGCCACTCCCACCGCAGCCGCGCCATTTTGGCCACCTTGCGCACCCATACTCGTCTGCTGACTGATTCCACTGTGCGCAAATACCGCTCTCTGGAGCAGGTGTACTCCGAGCACCTGCCAATTGTTGATGCCATCGCCACCCACGATGCCCCCGCGGCCGCCGCCGCCATGCGCGCTCATGTCAGTGCCACCGGGCGTTTGCTTTTAGCCCAGAACCTGCGCAAAGCCCACCCCGAATGGGACGCCCCCGAGCTGGACCGGCGCGTCGATGAAATCTGGGAGCGGCACACCGCACACCTATAG
- a CDS encoding TRAP transporter large permease subunit: protein MGIAALAVFIAVTVVLNTVAKRDISESLVAALIATALLGGTQAPTMLWSALVDAAQSEVTFAGMAFVFMGIVVQSTGLIDRLIEILNSIFGRLRGGAAYVSTLGSAMIGLIAGSTAGNSATVGSVTIPWMKKAGWSSERAATLVAGNSGLGVALPPNSTMFIILAMPAAAGASASSVYVALACGGAYAVLYRLVVVFWWTRKDGIQATPRDDLKSFAQAMKEGWRSPSIFMGIVIPVLLTIGPVATYLAKESAIGADGVKAISIIVWVPILITLIALIEGAHRIRQNNAHFRAQLKKDANQFATVGISLFAALAAAKIMEDLGVGEQLSGLLDSLSLGKAVMLLAVGILAVLVATPLSSTATAAAIGAPAVAALTAVGLDPTLAIVVILLCTSTEGASPPVGAPIYLSAAMAEADPPKMFVPLILYFVLPMIALAWILGMGWLPVYIPS from the coding sequence GTGGGCATTGCTGCACTAGCCGTCTTTATTGCGGTAACGGTGGTTCTCAATACCGTGGCTAAGCGGGATATTTCAGAATCACTGGTTGCTGCACTCATTGCCACCGCGTTGCTGGGCGGAACGCAGGCACCCACCATGCTGTGGTCGGCGCTGGTAGACGCTGCGCAATCGGAGGTCACCTTCGCCGGTATGGCATTCGTGTTCATGGGTATTGTGGTGCAGTCCACGGGGCTTATTGACAGGCTCATTGAAATTCTCAACTCCATCTTTGGGCGCCTGCGCGGCGGTGCGGCGTACGTGTCCACTCTGGGCTCGGCCATGATTGGCCTCATCGCAGGTTCCACCGCCGGCAACTCCGCCACCGTGGGGTCGGTGACCATCCCGTGGATGAAGAAAGCCGGCTGGTCCTCTGAGCGCGCCGCCACCCTGGTGGCCGGCAACTCTGGCCTGGGGGTGGCCCTGCCGCCGAATTCCACCATGTTCATCATCTTGGCCATGCCGGCGGCGGCGGGGGCATCGGCCTCCAGTGTGTACGTGGCCCTGGCCTGCGGCGGTGCCTATGCCGTCCTCTATCGCCTGGTGGTGGTGTTTTGGTGGACTCGCAAAGACGGCATCCAAGCCACCCCGCGCGATGACCTCAAATCCTTTGCTCAGGCGATGAAGGAGGGCTGGCGCTCGCCATCCATCTTCATGGGCATTGTCATCCCGGTGCTGCTGACCATTGGCCCCGTGGCTACCTACCTGGCTAAGGAATCCGCCATCGGCGCAGACGGTGTGAAGGCCATTTCGATCATCGTGTGGGTGCCCATCCTGATCACACTGATTGCGTTGATTGAGGGTGCGCACCGTATCCGCCAAAACAACGCACACTTCCGCGCCCAGCTGAAGAAAGACGCCAACCAGTTCGCCACGGTGGGTATCTCCCTTTTCGCCGCCCTGGCTGCGGCGAAAATCATGGAGGACCTGGGAGTGGGCGAGCAGCTCTCCGGCTTACTGGACTCCTTGAGCCTGGGTAAGGCCGTGATGCTTCTGGCCGTTGGCATCCTGGCCGTCCTGGTGGCCACCCCGTTGTCCTCGACGGCTACCGCCGCAGCCATCGGTGCCCCGGCGGTTGCGGCCCTGACTGCAGTGGGTTTGGATCCCACCCTGGCCATCGTGGTCATCCTTCTGTGCACCTCCACCGAGGGCGCCTCCCCGCCAGTGGGCGCACCCATCTACCTCTCCGCCGCCATGGCTGAGGCGGACCCACCCAAGATGTTCGTCCCGCTCATCCTCTACTTTGTCCTGCCAATGATTGCCCTGGCCTGGATCCTGGGCATGGGCTGGCTACCGGTTTACATCCCGTCCTAG
- a CDS encoding aspartate aminotransferase family protein, with amino-acid sequence MQDLPHRLPQERKVVTAIPGPRSQELDAARETELARALVPGLPAYITDGDGGVLVDVDGNSFIDFASGIAVTSVGASNARVSAAIADAASHLTHTCFLNAPYQGFIDISRKLNQLTPGTHAKKTALFSTGAEAIENAVKIARRYTGKNRVVVFDGAFHGRTNLTMTMTAKNKPYKAGFGTLAADIYRVPGSYPLRDGLDGKQAAAKTLRYIEQTVGVDELAAVVIEPIQGEGGFVEPAKGFLPALQEWCLDNQVVFVVDEIQAGICRTGAWFASEDEGIIPDLITTAKGVGGGMPLSAVTGRAEIMDAPTPGSLGGTYAGNPVACAAALAALEEMEEHDLAGRAREIEAIIREVLEPLTELGSVAEVRGRGAMIGIEFIDANGAPNADLTAKVAKTCRDAGVLVLTCGLDGNVIRLLPPLVINESTLRDGLDVLASAIRNA; translated from the coding sequence ATGCAGGACCTCCCCCACCGGCTTCCCCAGGAGCGCAAGGTTGTCACTGCCATCCCCGGACCCCGCAGCCAGGAGCTAGACGCCGCCCGCGAAACCGAGCTGGCCCGCGCGCTAGTTCCGGGGCTGCCGGCCTACATCACCGACGGCGACGGCGGCGTCTTGGTCGATGTCGACGGCAACTCCTTCATCGATTTTGCTTCCGGCATTGCCGTGACCTCCGTGGGCGCCTCCAACGCCCGGGTGTCTGCCGCCATTGCCGATGCCGCCTCCCACCTCACCCACACCTGCTTCCTCAACGCCCCTTACCAGGGATTTATTGACATCTCCCGCAAACTCAACCAGCTCACCCCCGGCACGCACGCGAAGAAGACCGCCCTGTTTTCCACCGGTGCGGAGGCCATTGAAAACGCCGTGAAGATCGCCCGGCGCTACACCGGAAAGAACCGCGTAGTGGTCTTTGATGGCGCCTTCCACGGGCGGACCAATCTGACCATGACCATGACGGCCAAGAACAAGCCCTATAAGGCCGGCTTTGGCACCCTGGCGGCAGACATCTACCGCGTGCCGGGCTCCTACCCGCTGCGCGATGGCCTAGACGGCAAGCAGGCGGCGGCAAAGACCCTTCGCTACATCGAGCAGACCGTGGGCGTAGACGAGTTGGCCGCCGTGGTAATCGAGCCCATCCAAGGCGAGGGCGGCTTTGTGGAGCCGGCCAAGGGCTTCCTGCCCGCACTGCAGGAATGGTGCCTGGATAACCAGGTGGTCTTCGTGGTCGATGAAATCCAGGCCGGCATCTGCCGCACCGGCGCGTGGTTCGCTTCGGAGGACGAGGGCATTATCCCCGACCTGATTACCACCGCCAAGGGCGTAGGAGGCGGCATGCCGCTATCCGCAGTCACTGGCCGGGCAGAGATCATGGACGCCCCCACCCCCGGCTCCCTAGGCGGCACCTACGCCGGCAACCCGGTGGCCTGCGCCGCCGCCCTGGCTGCGCTGGAAGAGATGGAAGAACACGACCTAGCAGGCCGGGCGCGCGAGATTGAGGCCATCATCCGCGAAGTCCTGGAGCCACTCACGGAGCTGGGCTCCGTGGCGGAAGTGCGCGGGCGCGGGGCCATGATTGGGATCGAATTCATCGACGCCAACGGCGCCCCCAACGCCGACCTCACCGCCAAAGTGGCCAAGACCTGCCGCGACGCCGGCGTCCTCGTGCTGACCTGCGGCCTGGATGGCAACGTCATCCGTCTACTGCCGCCGCTGGTCATCAACGAGTCCACCCTCCGCGACGGCCTCGACGTCCTGGCTTCCGCCATCCGCAACGCCTAG
- a CDS encoding alpha/beta hydrolase, translated as MFVLRDEYSGRPVAADAWKALEPFRAAGAKSFHHFPIEQVRANYVASAQANPLHEEVEPATADWPVGPFQVRVYDPRQGPELADATPVILFMHGGGWLMGNLETHNSLCRRLAVLTGLPVVAVDYRLAPEHPYPAAIDDCRAAYRWLSDPCAPHGLTASSIAVVGDSAGGQLAAVLANEFTAIHAADPEAVAPLSCQALLYPIVDCSRARTEGGASYQRLERGFPLSADTMRWFIDTFVTEESQREAADLSPLLHELPAGLPPSLVLTVDNDPLADEGSEYAAKLAQAGVDVTYRHLVGYHHGLFTSAAIIDRGRAEIAAVARFIAAAAAAPSPAASESTASSPTAAAAAPSPAAHDGTGTDPTA; from the coding sequence ATGTTTGTGTTGCGCGACGAGTATTCCGGCCGCCCCGTGGCTGCTGATGCATGGAAGGCGCTGGAGCCTTTCCGCGCGGCAGGCGCGAAGTCTTTCCACCACTTTCCTATCGAGCAGGTGCGGGCCAACTATGTGGCCTCCGCGCAGGCCAACCCCCTGCATGAGGAGGTCGAGCCCGCCACGGCCGACTGGCCAGTGGGCCCGTTCCAGGTGCGTGTCTACGACCCGCGGCAGGGCCCTGAGCTTGCCGATGCCACCCCCGTCATCCTCTTCATGCATGGTGGCGGTTGGCTGATGGGCAACCTGGAGACCCACAACAGTCTGTGCCGCCGGTTGGCGGTGCTGACGGGGCTGCCGGTGGTGGCGGTGGATTATCGCCTAGCTCCTGAACACCCCTACCCCGCGGCGATTGATGATTGCCGGGCCGCCTACCGATGGCTATCTGATCCTTGCGCGCCGCACGGGTTGACGGCCAGTTCGATTGCGGTGGTGGGTGACTCCGCCGGCGGGCAGTTGGCCGCGGTGTTGGCTAATGAGTTCACCGCTATCCATGCCGCTGACCCAGAGGCCGTGGCGCCGCTGAGCTGCCAGGCGTTGTTGTATCCCATCGTTGACTGCTCGCGGGCGCGCACCGAAGGGGGTGCGTCGTATCAGCGCTTGGAGCGCGGCTTCCCGCTGTCGGCTGACACCATGCGCTGGTTCATCGACACCTTCGTCACGGAGGAGTCCCAGCGCGAGGCCGCGGATCTTTCCCCGCTGCTGCATGAGTTGCCCGCTGGTTTGCCGCCCAGCCTGGTGCTGACGGTAGACAATGACCCCCTTGCCGACGAGGGCTCCGAGTACGCCGCCAAACTGGCCCAAGCCGGCGTGGATGTCACCTACCGGCACCTGGTGGGTTACCACCACGGGCTGTTTACCTCCGCCGCCATCATTGACCGGGGTCGGGCTGAAATCGCGGCGGTCGCCCGCTTCATCGCCGCCGCCGCCGCTGCGCCAAGCCCTGCCGCGTCTGAGAGCACCGCCAGCTCCCCCACCGCCGCCGCTGCTGCGCCAAGCCCTGCCGCGCACGATGGCACCGGCACTGACCCCACCGCCTAG
- a CDS encoding PucR family transcriptional regulator, which yields MSDKISNVDIAGRLAVDRKAAMIRAFASSEVPYLSLRWLAGVEALGLEVLHDSGRDFCVVHPCELEDPRRFVGRDAVILLTGIAFESRPQALGPYVERMAAAGLTGIGFGVGLAFPEVPAELVAAARKHDVSLFAIPLQVPFISVLAAVHEEVARLREQEMAGFIKAQGALNDAASAGLSALVTRTAQVLDAHVCLVDLDGRAAAQHMRAGLPHLDLEPVIDELRAHSFAAARRVGQWSIIAHKLAEHGEHSFGLVVAGTRIFTANERALLRQAAGLAELIVKRPQELRRTQGELNSMAMAIQLGIGQAENPMTRILATAADSQGRVRPILVKADSARAHKRFVDALDARLADNGRLLFALGLEEGSSLLLFRGSRTMKNIADLLHGIRGNQRIVVGIPMPWGELSLGVVHELEAIAFGLQPGAMAGPESRTLGWLKDAQVQDLLRHRARETWGKIRRRDAEEGTQLAETLEAYLRCGGHVSRTAENLSTHRHTVRKRIALLEGLLELDLKDPLVAAELLILGVNDRA from the coding sequence ATGAGCGACAAAATATCCAACGTGGATATTGCCGGGAGGTTGGCGGTGGACAGAAAAGCAGCAATGATTCGCGCATTTGCTAGCAGCGAGGTTCCGTACCTCTCGCTGCGCTGGCTGGCCGGCGTGGAGGCCCTGGGACTGGAGGTGCTGCATGACTCCGGCCGGGATTTTTGCGTGGTGCACCCCTGTGAGCTGGAGGATCCGCGCCGCTTTGTGGGCCGCGACGCCGTCATTTTGCTCACCGGAATTGCTTTTGAGTCCCGCCCCCAGGCGCTGGGGCCCTATGTGGAGCGCATGGCGGCGGCCGGGCTGACGGGGATCGGTTTCGGTGTGGGTCTGGCCTTCCCGGAAGTGCCCGCGGAGCTGGTGGCGGCGGCGCGTAAGCACGACGTCTCCCTGTTCGCCATCCCGCTGCAGGTGCCGTTTATCTCCGTGCTGGCTGCGGTCCATGAGGAGGTGGCGCGCCTGCGGGAGCAGGAGATGGCCGGGTTCATTAAGGCTCAAGGAGCGCTTAACGATGCCGCCTCAGCCGGCCTTTCCGCCCTGGTCACCCGTACTGCCCAGGTTTTAGACGCGCACGTGTGCCTGGTGGATTTGGATGGGCGGGCGGCGGCGCAGCATATGCGCGCCGGGCTGCCGCACCTGGACTTGGAGCCGGTAATTGATGAGCTGCGCGCGCACTCCTTTGCCGCGGCGAGACGCGTGGGGCAGTGGAGTATTATCGCCCACAAACTTGCTGAGCACGGCGAGCATTCCTTTGGTCTAGTGGTGGCGGGCACGCGGATTTTCACTGCCAACGAGCGCGCCCTGTTGCGCCAAGCTGCGGGCCTGGCGGAGCTGATAGTCAAACGTCCTCAGGAGCTACGCCGAACCCAGGGGGAGCTGAACTCGATGGCGATGGCTATCCAACTGGGCATCGGCCAAGCCGAGAATCCCATGACGCGCATCTTGGCCACGGCGGCGGACTCGCAGGGCAGGGTGCGGCCCATTTTGGTCAAGGCGGACTCGGCCCGGGCGCATAAGCGGTTTGTCGATGCCCTCGATGCCCGCCTCGCAGACAACGGCAGGCTGCTGTTTGCCTTGGGTTTGGAGGAGGGGAGCAGTTTGCTGCTGTTTCGGGGCAGCCGGACGATGAAGAACATTGCGGACTTGCTGCACGGTATTCGAGGTAACCAGCGCATAGTGGTGGGCATCCCTATGCCGTGGGGTGAGCTGAGTCTGGGCGTGGTGCACGAGCTGGAGGCTATTGCGTTTGGTCTACAGCCCGGGGCGATGGCCGGGCCGGAGTCGCGCACGCTGGGCTGGCTTAAAGACGCCCAGGTTCAAGACCTGCTGCGCCACCGCGCCCGGGAGACCTGGGGCAAGATTCGCCGCCGCGACGCCGAAGAGGGCACCCAGCTTGCCGAGACCCTGGAGGCCTACCTGCGCTGCGGCGGCCATGTCTCGCGTACCGCCGAGAATCTGTCCACCCACCGTCATACCGTGCGCAAGCGCATTGCGCTGCTCGAGGGTCTGCTGGAGTTGGACCTGAAAGACCCGCTGGTGGCAGCGGAGTTGTTGATCCTGGGCGTCAACGACCGCGCCTAG
- a CDS encoding HNH endonuclease signature motif containing protein, giving the protein MNLETTLIGPGPTAPGAFIDGLAELAGETVESLVAQGWCPLAAAKTITLHTTYYGDTTYTGLQYKALTAARTQGHSIFALDLIETKTKRVADKLAKWKLRVKLCKTPAAQIEAVAREQLKKLAKPREVKEGVKLTHHANGLATLKATGKSVDIMDVHAVVDPKDQVESFLAAFRGGGAGKQRYIPIIPIYLDQICEFVDRMHNPGRYPTDADIRVRASNGAILTGKDLLERLCLDYGFIAALSREHGPLDLYRYSRSANSKQRLLLLAEGAECSWIGCHLPFDKCQIHHIQPWNQGGQTNMSNLTPLCPHHNGANEDHPPDGIPITRGRIVRMGTGVGWQAPGGAPPIQTRPAPTPPSATPTTYPPEAHHQATPPPQAHHQATPPPES; this is encoded by the coding sequence ATGAACCTCGAGACGACGCTAATAGGACCAGGGCCCACAGCGCCTGGCGCCTTTATTGACGGTCTCGCCGAGCTAGCCGGTGAGACCGTAGAAAGCCTCGTCGCCCAAGGCTGGTGCCCACTAGCAGCAGCCAAAACCATCACCCTCCACACCACCTACTACGGGGATACCACCTACACCGGCCTGCAATACAAAGCCCTTACCGCCGCCCGCACCCAAGGACACAGCATCTTCGCCCTCGACCTGATCGAGACCAAAACCAAGCGAGTTGCCGACAAGCTCGCCAAATGGAAACTACGCGTCAAACTCTGCAAAACGCCTGCCGCACAAATCGAGGCCGTTGCCCGAGAGCAGTTGAAGAAACTAGCCAAGCCACGTGAGGTTAAAGAAGGCGTAAAACTCACCCACCACGCTAATGGGCTGGCCACGCTGAAAGCTACGGGCAAGTCTGTCGACATCATGGACGTCCACGCCGTGGTTGACCCCAAAGACCAAGTAGAAAGCTTCCTGGCAGCCTTCAGGGGCGGGGGCGCTGGCAAACAACGCTACATCCCAATCATCCCGATCTACCTGGATCAGATCTGTGAGTTCGTCGACCGGATGCACAACCCCGGCCGGTATCCCACCGATGCCGATATCCGCGTCCGCGCCTCCAACGGCGCGATCCTCACCGGTAAGGACTTGTTGGAGCGGTTGTGCCTGGACTACGGGTTTATCGCAGCCCTCTCCCGTGAACACGGCCCGTTGGACTTGTACCGCTATTCGCGTAGCGCTAACTCTAAGCAACGCTTATTGCTACTTGCCGAGGGTGCGGAATGCTCCTGGATAGGCTGCCACTTGCCGTTTGATAAGTGCCAGATCCACCACATCCAGCCCTGGAACCAGGGTGGCCAGACCAACATGTCAAACCTGACCCCATTGTGTCCGCACCATAACGGTGCCAACGAAGACCACCCACCAGACGGCATCCCAATAACCCGGGGTCGGATAGTGCGCATGGGTACCGGGGTCGGATGGCAAGCACCCGGTGGCGCCCCACCAATACAAACCCGGCCCGCGCCCACACCGCCATCAGCCACACCCACCACCTACCCACCGGAGGCTCACCACCAGGCAACGCCGCCACCGCAAGCCCACCACCAGGCAACACCACCACCGGAAAGCTAG
- a CDS encoding flavin-containing monooxygenase: MSDKHIYDCIILGTGYGGLGMGAQLTKDGADNFLILEAADEVGGVWRDNTYPGAACDTQALIYCYSYFLNLGVSRMFAGQDEMLGYLKALAEEFGLYEHIKFGHRITRSQWNENLKVWEIEAGGEVYLGRVFVGAWGQLSKPKFPNFPGREDFAGVQFHSAQWDHSVDLTGKKVATIGNAASAVQLVPEVAKVADKLAVFQRSANYILPRNQIIFTEEELREFHDNPDSYRKIRQEIHQVREEGFDRTRKGTDAAQEGVEQAMEHLRSQVNDPELVRQLTPNFAFGCKRILRSDEFYPTFNRDNVELVTTGIEDITPRGIRTIDGVEHEFDVIIYATGFYSQEFQGDLPVIGRGGTDLRQRWGNSPEAYLGMSVDGFPNFFMLYGPNTNLNHHSVVAMLEAQDKYISQAVTYLREHPQAALDVKSDVLASFNERIQKELEASAFSADCSSWYKNEDGRVINNWSGNVAEYYELTDSLQLEDYQLA; this comes from the coding sequence ATGTCTGACAAGCACATCTACGACTGCATCATCCTCGGCACCGGCTACGGCGGACTCGGAATGGGCGCCCAGCTGACCAAGGACGGCGCGGACAACTTCCTCATCCTGGAAGCCGCCGACGAGGTGGGCGGCGTCTGGCGCGACAACACCTACCCGGGTGCTGCCTGCGATACCCAGGCCCTCATCTACTGCTACTCCTACTTCCTCAACCTGGGTGTCTCCCGCATGTTCGCCGGCCAGGACGAAATGCTGGGCTACCTCAAGGCCCTGGCAGAAGAGTTCGGCCTCTACGAGCACATCAAGTTCGGCCACCGTATCACCCGTTCCCAGTGGAATGAGAACCTCAAGGTCTGGGAAATCGAAGCAGGCGGCGAGGTCTACCTGGGCCGCGTCTTCGTGGGTGCTTGGGGCCAGCTGTCCAAGCCCAAGTTCCCCAACTTCCCCGGCCGCGAGGACTTTGCCGGGGTACAGTTCCACTCCGCGCAATGGGACCATTCGGTAGACCTGACGGGTAAGAAGGTTGCGACCATCGGCAATGCGGCATCGGCAGTGCAGTTGGTGCCAGAAGTGGCCAAGGTAGCGGACAAACTCGCGGTCTTTCAGCGCTCTGCCAACTACATCCTGCCGCGCAACCAGATCATCTTCACCGAGGAAGAGCTGCGCGAATTCCACGATAACCCGGACTCCTACCGCAAGATTCGCCAGGAAATCCACCAAGTGCGCGAGGAGGGCTTCGACCGCACCCGCAAGGGCACCGATGCCGCCCAAGAAGGCGTGGAGCAAGCCATGGAGCACCTGCGCTCCCAGGTCAACGACCCGGAGCTGGTGCGCCAGCTGACCCCCAACTTTGCCTTCGGCTGCAAGCGTATTCTGCGCTCGGATGAGTTCTACCCCACCTTCAACCGCGACAATGTGGAGCTGGTCACCACCGGTATTGAGGACATCACCCCGCGCGGCATCCGCACCATCGACGGTGTAGAGCACGAGTTTGACGTCATCATCTACGCCACCGGCTTCTACTCCCAGGAGTTCCAGGGCGACCTGCCGGTGATTGGCCGCGGCGGCACTGACCTGCGGCAGCGCTGGGGCAACTCCCCGGAGGCCTACCTGGGTATGAGCGTGGACGGCTTCCCCAACTTCTTCATGCTCTACGGGCCCAACACCAACCTCAACCACCACTCGGTGGTGGCCATGCTCGAGGCCCAGGATAAGTACATCTCCCAGGCTGTGACGTACCTGCGGGAGCACCCACAGGCCGCGCTGGACGTCAAGTCGGACGTGCTGGCCAGCTTCAATGAGCGCATCCAGAAGGAGCTGGAGGCCTCGGCGTTCTCCGCGGATTGTTCTTCGTGGTACAAGAACGAGGATGGCCGCGTGATTAACAACTGGTCCGGCAATGTGGCGGAGTACTACGAGCTCACGGACTCCTTGCAGCTCGAGGACTACCAGCTCGCCTAA
- a CDS encoding YkvI family membrane protein: MLKRSFGIAMAFIGVLAGASFASGREALQYFVAFGNWGIVGAVCTALAMMVSGVTILQMGSYHRAKEHTSVFDAVSTPLVSKLLDISTLTCLFCIGFAMFAGAGTNLNQQWGWPIWVGATIMLVLTLLTGLLDVDKVTIAIGAITPFIIILLTIGTLYTVFTATPDWTHLNQQAQQIPTTLPNWWVAAINDVGLNVIVVVSMTIVIGGNFLDTKEVGYGGIIGGLCFLFLLAILVGGLYISVGPITEADMPTLEMISQIHPWLGTAMTIAIYGMIYNTAIGMFYAFAKRLTSKHPQNFYKVYCISVLIGFVLSFIGFSNLIGWVYPILGYMGIAIMFIIGYAWVKNRKDLVSESELRRRARFLLRKRFENDNHLSQEEMDELVAIARNSSIPESDFIAEIMSEVDYSGELPVHRQVTDGKLHALITGKPLRR, encoded by the coding sequence ATGTTGAAACGATCATTTGGCATCGCCATGGCCTTCATCGGCGTACTGGCCGGCGCCTCCTTCGCCTCTGGGCGTGAGGCACTACAGTACTTTGTGGCCTTCGGCAACTGGGGCATCGTGGGCGCGGTGTGTACCGCGCTGGCCATGATGGTCTCCGGCGTCACCATCTTGCAGATGGGCTCCTACCATCGGGCGAAGGAACACACCTCCGTCTTTGACGCGGTCTCCACCCCGCTGGTGTCCAAACTGCTCGACATCAGCACGCTAACCTGTCTTTTCTGTATCGGCTTTGCGATGTTCGCCGGGGCGGGCACTAACCTGAACCAACAGTGGGGTTGGCCCATCTGGGTTGGCGCCACCATCATGTTGGTGCTCACTCTCCTCACTGGCCTGTTGGATGTAGACAAGGTCACCATCGCTATCGGGGCCATTACGCCGTTCATCATTATCTTGCTGACCATCGGCACGCTCTACACGGTCTTTACCGCCACCCCGGACTGGACGCACCTTAACCAGCAGGCTCAGCAAATCCCCACCACCTTGCCCAACTGGTGGGTGGCAGCCATCAACGATGTCGGACTCAACGTCATCGTGGTGGTCTCGATGACCATTGTCATCGGGGGCAACTTCCTGGATACAAAGGAGGTCGGGTACGGCGGCATCATCGGCGGACTATGCTTCCTGTTCCTCCTGGCCATCCTGGTGGGCGGGCTCTACATCTCCGTGGGCCCCATCACGGAGGCCGACATGCCAACCCTGGAGATGATTTCCCAGATTCACCCCTGGCTGGGCACCGCCATGACCATCGCAATTTACGGCATGATTTATAACACCGCCATCGGCATGTTTTATGCCTTCGCTAAGCGCCTGACCAGCAAGCACCCGCAGAATTTCTATAAGGTGTACTGCATCTCCGTTCTCATTGGTTTTGTGCTCTCTTTCATCGGCTTTAGCAACCTCATCGGCTGGGTCTACCCCATCTTGGGCTACATGGGCATCGCCATCATGTTCATCATCGGCTACGCCTGGGTGAAGAACCGCAAGGACTTGGTCTCCGAGTCGGAGCTGCGCCGCCGCGCCCGCTTTCTGCTCAGGAAGCGTTTTGAAAACGACAATCACCTTTCCCAGGAAGAGATGGACGAACTCGTCGCCATCGCCCGCAATTCCTCCATCCCGGAATCGGACTTCATCGCAGAAATCATGTCAGAGGTCGATTACTCCGGTGAACTCCCTGTCCACCGCCAGGTTACCGATGGCAAACTCCACGCCCTGATCACCGGCAAGCCGCTGCGCCGCTAG